Proteins from a single region of Pseudomonas sp. BSw22131:
- a CDS encoding DUF3509 domain-containing protein, whose protein sequence is MDNPFQQITDAFHPDYRVNLSIQGLDGTIMLTLSNESGVVAKRLISAEQRNSPKRLSRLIESVQFGIAIEQGHSAIKILAAMTDGDLKQLAPVAAKPRMLSRPTMAAGI, encoded by the coding sequence ATGGACAATCCATTTCAACAGATCACCGACGCTTTCCACCCAGACTACCGGGTTAATTTGAGTATCCAGGGCTTGGACGGGACCATCATGCTGACACTCTCCAACGAGTCAGGGGTGGTCGCTAAACGCTTGATCAGCGCAGAACAACGCAACTCCCCCAAACGCCTGAGTCGCTTGATCGAAAGCGTACAATTTGGCATTGCGATCGAACAGGGTCACAGCGCTATCAAGATCCTCGCCGCCATGACTGACGGAGACCTTAAACAACTTGCCCCCGTCGCAGCCAAGCCCCGCATGCTGAGCCGCCCCACAATGGCTGCGGGCATCTGA
- a CDS encoding DUF3325 domain-containing protein — protein sequence MLLTTLLCFVGFSALSLSMSRHYTDAIGGKLAPGRRQWLRVLGWVALLFSLWAGIEAGGWGMGLVQWSASLMISAMALLIALSWRPRLALLLAGMALLISPVAAISQWLA from the coding sequence ATGCTCTTGACCACGCTGCTGTGCTTTGTCGGATTCAGCGCGCTGAGCCTGTCGATGAGCCGGCATTACACGGACGCCATCGGCGGCAAACTTGCACCCGGGCGGCGCCAGTGGCTGCGTGTACTGGGCTGGGTCGCGTTGCTGTTTTCGCTGTGGGCGGGGATCGAAGCGGGCGGTTGGGGGATGGGGCTGGTGCAGTGGTCCGCATCACTGATGATCAGCGCGATGGCGCTGTTGATCGCGCTGTCCTGGCGACCCCGTCTGGCTTTATTGCTGGCGGGTATGGCGCTATTGATCAGTCCGGTCGCCGCCATTAGCCAGTGGTTGGCCTGA
- a CDS encoding DUF3649 domain-containing protein codes for MESVSSVRRNPGRAKRGGVSLRWRLAVAFRVLAAAVGGYLVAALFSVCLAQWLPFTRAESVVLAMTVSFLAWLLVALWCFACRSVVLAWFGVLLPAGVFASLYGIGRWLS; via the coding sequence ATGGAGAGCGTTTCATCAGTCAGGCGTAATCCTGGCAGGGCCAAGCGCGGCGGGGTTTCCTTGCGCTGGCGCCTGGCTGTAGCGTTCCGGGTGCTGGCTGCGGCTGTGGGCGGCTATCTGGTCGCGGCGCTTTTCAGCGTCTGCCTGGCGCAGTGGCTGCCGTTCACTCGCGCAGAGTCTGTCGTGCTGGCCATGACGGTGTCGTTTCTTGCCTGGCTACTCGTGGCCCTGTGGTGTTTTGCCTGTCGCAGCGTCGTATTGGCCTGGTTCGGTGTCTTGCTGCCCGCGGGCGTGTTCGCCAGCCTTTATGGCATCGGGCGGTGGCTGTCGTGA
- a CDS encoding YXWGXW repeat-containing protein, which translates to MFLRNAAVIAALAMTAGCVQERVVHERRVVERPAPRTEYVEVVAPQAPPERIIEEEPAPRPGYIWARGYWHWNGNRYVPVHGHWETVRPGYRYQHPYWESRGDGWHYHVGVWVN; encoded by the coding sequence ATGTTTTTACGTAATGCAGCAGTGATTGCAGCACTGGCCATGACCGCCGGTTGCGTACAAGAGCGCGTCGTTCATGAACGCCGCGTAGTCGAGCGACCCGCACCCCGGACTGAATACGTCGAAGTCGTCGCTCCCCAGGCACCACCCGAGCGAATCATCGAGGAAGAACCGGCCCCCCGCCCCGGCTACATCTGGGCACGGGGTTATTGGCACTGGAACGGCAACCGCTACGTCCCGGTCCACGGACATTGGGAAACCGTGCGCCCTGGCTACCGCTATCAACATCCGTACTGGGAAAGCCGAGGCGATGGCTGGCACTACCACGTAGGCGTTTGGGTGAACTAA
- a CDS encoding ArsR/SmtB family transcription factor, whose product MILEQLKALANDTRMQMMEWLKDPLSNFPPQDHGDPAIGVCVTHLQHKAGLSPSTASAHLAILQRAGFVLTTRIGKWTYYRRSEQAIDDFAARLMIEL is encoded by the coding sequence ATGATACTCGAACAGCTCAAAGCCCTGGCCAATGACACTCGCATGCAAATGATGGAGTGGCTCAAAGACCCACTTAGTAATTTCCCACCTCAGGATCATGGCGATCCTGCAATAGGAGTATGCGTAACCCATTTGCAGCACAAGGCAGGGCTTTCACCTTCTACCGCTTCTGCACACTTAGCTATCTTGCAGCGCGCAGGCTTCGTGCTAACCACCCGCATCGGAAAGTGGACTTACTACCGACGCAGTGAGCAGGCGATTGACGACTTTGCGGCTAGGTTGATGATCGAGTTGTAA
- a CDS encoding P-loop NTPase family protein: protein MQSTVDTGIGPRVLIIGNSGSGKSWLASQLGRKLRFPHIDLDDLYFVGSGYTHMRTKEDTVELALVKAQQNRWVIEGIYGWLAQALLVRATHLVWLTLPEEQCMSNIAARGNRGSASPESFLDLLEWANTYRTRKGSSAFGFHERLFSNFQGAKYRLNSRDEVSTLALIEN from the coding sequence ATGCAGTCGACGGTTGATACAGGCATAGGGCCGAGGGTTTTGATTATCGGGAACTCAGGTTCGGGTAAAAGCTGGCTTGCCTCGCAGCTCGGGAGGAAGTTGCGCTTCCCGCACATCGATCTGGATGATCTTTACTTCGTGGGCAGCGGGTACACCCACATGCGTACCAAGGAAGATACCGTCGAGCTTGCTCTCGTGAAAGCACAGCAAAATCGCTGGGTAATCGAGGGCATTTATGGATGGCTTGCTCAGGCACTCTTGGTCAGGGCAACTCATTTGGTCTGGCTTACCCTTCCCGAGGAGCAGTGCATGTCAAATATCGCGGCTCGCGGCAATCGAGGCAGTGCATCACCAGAGTCATTTCTTGATTTGTTGGAGTGGGCAAATACCTATCGCACCAGAAAAGGATCCAGTGCATTTGGATTTCACGAAAGGCTTTTTTCAAATTTTCAGGGCGCCAAATATCGACTGAATTCAAGAGATGAAGTCTCGACGTTGGCGCTGATTGAAAACTGA
- a CDS encoding HPF/RaiA family ribosome-associated protein — protein MQIQVNSDNHIESSVRLEEWVRNTVESTLERYEEDLTRIEVHIQDENGDKPGPHDIRCQMEARPKGHQPISVTHKASSLDMAVDGAAVKLDHALEHLFGKLRSKRGGVSAISNTKDSDAESPDALLQEEFLEKDDALHG, from the coding sequence ATGCAAATCCAGGTCAACAGCGATAACCACATCGAAAGCAGTGTCCGACTGGAGGAGTGGGTACGAAACACCGTTGAAAGCACGCTCGAACGCTACGAAGAAGACCTCACCCGTATTGAAGTCCATATCCAGGACGAAAATGGCGACAAGCCAGGCCCGCACGACATCCGTTGCCAGATGGAAGCCAGGCCAAAAGGACACCAACCTATTTCTGTCACCCACAAAGCCAGCTCACTGGACATGGCTGTGGACGGCGCTGCGGTGAAACTCGATCACGCACTGGAACACCTGTTCGGCAAACTGCGCAGCAAACGCGGCGGCGTGTCGGCCATCAGCAACACCAAAGACAGCGACGCCGAAAGTCCGGATGCGCTGCTTCAGGAAGAATTTCTTGAGAAGGATGATGCGCTGCACGGTTGA
- a CDS encoding PepSY-associated TM helix domain-containing protein, whose protein sequence is MKEGFRQSMAWLHTWAGLVFGWLLFAIFLTGTLSYFKDEITQWAQPEVQLRDVAPGDSLDHAQRWLQQNAADSPRWFINLPDARSPGLTVMWQKPVRGFENKTLDPLTGTETSARETKGGEFFYRFHFQLQMPYPWGRWLAAIAAMVMLVTMISGVIIHKKIFKEFFTFRPRKGQRSWLDGHNAVGVLILPFHLMITYSSLVIFMTMVMPASILTAYGSDTQTFFNDLFPSQKPVQASGKAVPLAPLRPMMDTAREHWQGASIARLVVNRPGDANATVTFERGSDDRILYEPGSGMTFSGTTGAVDGESVMTAAPLMLAGGLYGLHMGHFAGPVLRWLYFVFGVGGTALIGTGLVMWLGKRRLKHAISGVLPFELRLVEVLNVASMAGLMLAVGSFFWANRLLPVGLVGRDGWEINVFFIMWGLALLHALLRKGKAAWREQLGLGALLFAGLPLLDALTAWPYLAAAVREGHWAIPGVDLTALVTGLFLGGSALKFRTGRQKSIASKLTHASGTQKLHLADGRGRELAHELNTSRHEVH, encoded by the coding sequence GTGAAAGAAGGATTTCGTCAGTCCATGGCCTGGCTGCACACATGGGCGGGCCTGGTGTTCGGCTGGTTGCTGTTCGCGATATTCCTGACGGGCACGTTGTCGTATTTCAAAGATGAAATCACTCAGTGGGCACAGCCTGAGGTGCAGCTGCGCGACGTTGCTCCAGGCGATAGCCTGGATCATGCGCAACGCTGGCTGCAACAGAACGCGGCGGATTCGCCACGGTGGTTCATCAACCTGCCGGACGCACGCTCACCCGGTTTGACGGTGATGTGGCAGAAGCCCGTTCGAGGCTTCGAAAACAAAACCCTCGACCCACTCACCGGCACTGAAACCAGCGCACGGGAGACCAAAGGCGGCGAGTTTTTCTACCGTTTCCATTTTCAGTTACAGATGCCTTATCCGTGGGGGCGCTGGCTGGCGGCGATCGCGGCCATGGTGATGCTGGTCACCATGATCAGCGGCGTCATCATTCACAAAAAGATTTTCAAGGAGTTCTTCACTTTCCGGCCGCGCAAGGGACAGCGCTCGTGGCTGGACGGGCATAACGCGGTGGGTGTGCTCATCCTGCCGTTTCATCTGATGATCACTTACAGCAGCCTGGTGATCTTCATGACCATGGTCATGCCAGCTAGCATTCTCACCGCTTACGGCAGCGACACGCAGACGTTTTTCAACGACCTGTTCCCTTCGCAGAAGCCGGTGCAAGCGTCGGGCAAAGCGGTACCGCTGGCGCCATTGCGGCCGATGATGGACACCGCGCGGGAGCACTGGCAGGGCGCGTCGATCGCGCGGCTGGTGGTCAATCGGCCGGGAGACGCCAACGCAACGGTGACGTTCGAGCGCGGCAGCGATGACCGCATTCTTTACGAGCCAGGGTCGGGCATGACGTTCAGCGGCACCACCGGCGCAGTGGACGGCGAAAGCGTCATGACCGCCGCGCCGCTGATGTTGGCTGGCGGTTTGTACGGCTTGCACATGGGGCATTTCGCAGGGCCTGTCTTGCGCTGGCTCTACTTTGTATTCGGTGTCGGCGGTACGGCGCTGATCGGCACCGGGCTGGTGATGTGGCTGGGCAAGCGCCGCCTCAAGCACGCGATCAGTGGCGTGCTGCCCTTTGAATTGCGTCTGGTGGAGGTGCTGAACGTCGCCAGCATGGCCGGACTGATGCTGGCCGTGGGCAGTTTTTTCTGGGCCAATCGGCTGTTGCCGGTCGGCCTGGTCGGACGCGATGGCTGGGAGATCAACGTCTTCTTCATCATGTGGGGCCTGGCTTTGCTGCATGCCCTGCTGCGCAAGGGCAAAGCGGCGTGGCGCGAACAACTGGGGCTGGGCGCGCTGCTGTTTGCCGGTCTGCCGCTGCTCGATGCACTGACGGCCTGGCCTTATCTGGCGGCAGCGGTGCGCGAAGGGCACTGGGCAATTCCGGGGGTGGACCTGACGGCGCTGGTCACCGGGTTATTTCTTGGCGGGTCGGCGTTGAAGTTTCGCACCGGGCGGCAAAAAAGCATCGCGAGCAAGCTCACACACGCCAGCGGCACGCAAAAGCTGCATCTGGCTGACGGCCGTGGGAGGGAGCTTGCTCACGAACTCAACACTTCCCGTCACGAGGTGCATTGA
- a CDS encoding sigma-70 family RNA polymerase sigma factor has protein sequence MSTAHPLSHHIVEGLYSAHHRWLTTWLRRRLGCPDSAADLAQDTFVKVLLARDTPQLVEPRAFLTTVARRVLCNHYRRQELERAYAAALAELPECVAPSEEERAIILETLVELDQLLDGLPILVKRAFLLAQVDGLTHGQIAACLNISIATVKRHLNKAALRCYFAL, from the coding sequence ATGTCGACCGCTCATCCCCTCTCCCACCACATCGTGGAAGGTCTTTACAGCGCTCACCATCGTTGGCTGACGACATGGTTGCGCCGCCGTCTGGGTTGCCCGGACAGCGCGGCCGACCTTGCGCAGGACACTTTCGTCAAAGTCCTGCTGGCCCGTGACACGCCGCAGCTTGTGGAACCTCGCGCCTTCCTCACCACCGTCGCCAGGCGTGTGCTGTGCAACCATTACCGACGTCAGGAGCTGGAACGTGCCTACGCAGCAGCGCTGGCCGAACTGCCTGAATGCGTGGCCCCGTCGGAAGAAGAACGCGCGATTATTCTGGAAACGCTGGTGGAGCTCGATCAACTGCTCGATGGCCTGCCGATATTGGTCAAGCGCGCGTTTTTGCTGGCACAGGTGGACGGCCTGACCCACGGCCAAATCGCCGCCTGCCTGAACATCTCGATTGCCACCGTCAAACGCCACCTGAACAAAGCGGCCCTGCGCTGCTACTTCGCTCTGTGA
- a CDS encoding YebG family protein, translating into MAVETLYRSTRDLETTFVDRKLADAHDQMLELAESLTEVLQKNVAGLTEKQAEDAGIFMAKNRAAFAAAFKSNASALAELINAGEASAE; encoded by the coding sequence ATGGCTGTTGAGACCCTGTATCGCAGTACCCGCGACTTGGAGACTACATTCGTGGACCGCAAACTCGCCGATGCGCATGACCAAATGCTTGAGCTGGCTGAATCGCTCACAGAGGTTTTGCAGAAGAACGTGGCTGGCCTGACAGAGAAGCAGGCAGAAGACGCCGGCATCTTCATGGCGAAGAACCGCGCAGCGTTCGCCGCCGCATTCAAGAGCAACGCCAGCGCCCTGGCCGAGCTGATCAATGCAGGCGAGGCGTCAGCCGAATGA
- a CDS encoding FecR domain-containing protein translates to MLLRSVSMNRPDISPEVAEQAVSWLVEMQSGALEPGRQHAWQAWLTSHHDHQRAWAHIQRVNQRLSGLSSPLAHAAINAPASQSRRHALKLLLLLGAGGALTWGMRDQLALPPLFADYRSSVGERREVALADGSQVQLNTGSAMDVRFDSHQRLIRLLEGEMLMTAASDPRPLQLLTAQGSLQTLAGETRFNLRQLDGHSQLAVFTGSMRLTPAARSGPPFLLQANQQVTFTASQWTPVRELDASNGAWADGMLVAAHMRLEDFLVELNRYRRGRLNCDPNAADLLISGSYPLADSERILDMLEVALPVKVQRFTRYWVTVEKRV, encoded by the coding sequence CTGCTACTTCGCTCTGTGAGCATGAATCGCCCGGATATTTCGCCAGAGGTCGCCGAGCAAGCAGTGAGCTGGCTGGTGGAAATGCAAAGCGGCGCCCTTGAGCCCGGTCGGCAACACGCCTGGCAGGCCTGGCTGACCAGCCACCACGATCATCAACGCGCCTGGGCACATATCCAGCGGGTCAATCAGCGCTTGAGCGGTTTGTCCTCGCCGCTGGCCCACGCGGCTATCAACGCACCCGCCTCTCAAAGCCGGCGACATGCGTTGAAACTGCTGCTGTTACTCGGCGCAGGCGGCGCGTTGACCTGGGGCATGCGCGACCAGTTAGCGCTGCCACCCTTGTTTGCCGATTACCGAAGCAGCGTGGGTGAGCGGCGCGAAGTGGCGCTGGCGGACGGCAGCCAGGTGCAACTCAATACCGGCAGTGCGATGGATGTACGGTTTGACAGCCACCAGCGGCTGATTCGCCTGCTCGAAGGCGAGATGCTGATGACGGCGGCGTCGGACCCGCGCCCACTGCAACTGCTGACGGCGCAGGGCAGCCTTCAAACGCTCGCCGGTGAAACGCGTTTTAACCTGCGGCAACTGGACGGTCACTCTCAACTGGCGGTGTTTACGGGCAGCATGAGATTGACCCCGGCTGCTCGTTCAGGCCCGCCTTTTTTGCTCCAGGCCAACCAGCAAGTCACGTTTACCGCATCGCAATGGACGCCAGTGCGCGAACTGGATGCCAGCAACGGTGCGTGGGCCGACGGGATGCTGGTGGCTGCGCACATGCGGCTGGAGGACTTCCTCGTCGAACTTAACCGCTACCGTCGCGGCAGGCTCAATTGCGATCCCAACGCCGCAGACCTGTTGATTTCCGGCAGCTACCCGTTGGCGGACAGCGAACGGATTCTCGACATGCTTGAAGTAGCGTTGCCGGTAAAAGTCCAGCGTTTTACCCGGTATTGGGTCACCGTCGAAAAGCGCGTCTAG
- the fecA gene encoding TonB-dependent Fe(3+) dicitrate receptor FecA — protein MSSRPTPLLPLARTLRHVIFGASLSLGAVSLSHAAEATKPYHIAPTELEAALNQFGREAGVLISYSPDVTSGRTSRGLEGSFTPEQGLAQLLEGTGLQARTDGNNGFTLQPATQAQSAENTNDPIELGASTVVGDWLGAAQQTNVFEHPGARDVIRRDEFERTGATSAREVLNRIPGVNAPDNNGTGSHDMALNFGIRGLNPRLAARSTVLMDGIPVPFAPYGQPQLSFAPISMGNMDAVDVVRGGGAVRYGPQNVGGIVNFVTRAIPDAPTVKGGIQTQTSPSSSHDGFKTTGNLLAGGTNENGLGGAVLYSGTRGGDWREHSDTQIDDLILKGKYQIDEANSINTEAQYYEGQADMPGGLNVDDYDADPYQSTRQKDKFWGRRTMFNIGYRYEQDARVFTVNSFFTKTLRSGYLDQGSFVSLSPREYWVRGLETRFSQGFGLGDTWHEVGVGYRYVNEAGHELRYRENTALNLLPTTDSRNDRDTRGSTQAHAFYIDDRIDIGKWTFTPGIRYEMIDSAQNNNLTNVKYQGDYNTALPALNVLYHLTESWNLYANTEGSFGSVQYSQMPNRVIGGEVKPEKARTWELGTRYDNGNLRAEIGAFLINFDNQYESNQTNDTVIARGQTRHRGIETSVNFALDGLSPMLGGFDVYATYAFVDATIEESGPNQGNRVPFSSKHKGTLGVGYTEGPWKLNVDSSYQSSQFADNTNTSAESADGSTGRIPGFMLFSSRAAYDFGPQMSDLNVAIGVKNILNRQYFTRSFDDNNKGKYVGEPRTLYVQTSVSF, from the coding sequence ATGTCATCCCGCCCGACCCCGCTGCTGCCGCTCGCCCGCACATTGCGTCATGTCATCTTCGGCGCCAGCCTTTCACTGGGGGCGGTGTCGCTGAGCCACGCGGCCGAAGCGACCAAGCCGTATCACATCGCCCCCACTGAACTGGAAGCCGCGCTGAACCAGTTCGGCCGCGAAGCCGGTGTGCTGATCTCATACAGCCCGGACGTCACCAGCGGTCGTACGAGCCGAGGCCTGGAAGGCAGTTTCACCCCTGAGCAAGGGCTCGCCCAACTGCTGGAAGGCACCGGCCTGCAAGCCAGGACAGACGGCAATAACGGCTTCACCTTGCAGCCTGCCACTCAAGCCCAGAGCGCCGAAAACACTAACGACCCGATTGAGTTGGGCGCCTCCACGGTAGTCGGTGACTGGCTGGGCGCCGCGCAGCAGACCAACGTCTTCGAGCATCCTGGCGCACGTGATGTAATCCGTCGCGACGAATTCGAACGCACGGGCGCCACCAGTGCGCGTGAAGTCCTGAACCGCATTCCTGGCGTCAACGCGCCGGACAACAACGGCACGGGTAGCCACGATATGGCGCTCAACTTCGGCATTCGCGGCCTCAACCCACGACTTGCCGCCCGCTCCACGGTGCTGATGGACGGCATCCCGGTGCCGTTCGCGCCTTACGGTCAGCCGCAGTTATCTTTTGCGCCGATCAGCATGGGCAACATGGACGCAGTGGATGTGGTTCGCGGTGGCGGTGCCGTGCGCTACGGCCCTCAGAACGTGGGCGGTATCGTCAACTTCGTGACCCGGGCGATCCCGGACGCGCCGACTGTCAAGGGCGGGATTCAGACACAAACCAGCCCATCGTCCAGCCACGACGGCTTCAAAACCACAGGCAATCTGCTGGCGGGCGGTACAAACGAAAACGGCTTGGGCGGCGCCGTGTTGTATTCCGGCACGCGCGGCGGCGATTGGCGTGAGCACAGTGATACGCAGATCGACGACCTGATTCTCAAGGGCAAATACCAGATCGACGAAGCTAACAGCATCAATACCGAAGCGCAGTACTACGAAGGGCAAGCCGACATGCCAGGCGGCCTGAACGTGGATGACTACGACGCTGATCCGTACCAGTCGACGCGCCAGAAAGACAAATTCTGGGGTCGCCGCACAATGTTCAACATCGGTTATCGCTACGAACAAGACGCGCGGGTTTTTACCGTCAACAGCTTCTTCACCAAGACCCTGCGCAGCGGCTATCTGGACCAAGGCTCATTCGTGTCGCTGTCACCGCGTGAATATTGGGTGCGGGGGCTGGAAACGCGTTTCTCCCAAGGCTTCGGGCTTGGCGACACCTGGCACGAGGTCGGCGTTGGGTATCGCTATGTCAACGAAGCAGGCCATGAACTGCGCTATCGCGAAAATACGGCGCTGAATCTGCTGCCTACCACTGACAGCCGCAATGACCGGGACACCCGAGGCTCGACCCAAGCCCACGCGTTCTACATCGATGACCGCATCGACATCGGCAAATGGACGTTCACCCCCGGCATTCGCTACGAAATGATTGATTCTGCGCAGAACAACAACCTGACCAACGTCAAATATCAGGGCGATTACAACACCGCACTGCCTGCGCTCAATGTGCTGTATCACCTGACCGAAAGCTGGAATCTTTACGCCAACACCGAGGGGTCTTTCGGCTCCGTGCAGTACAGCCAGATGCCAAACCGTGTGATTGGCGGCGAAGTGAAACCGGAGAAAGCACGCACCTGGGAACTCGGCACCCGCTATGACAATGGCAACCTGCGGGCGGAGATCGGCGCGTTTTTGATCAATTTCGATAATCAATACGAGAGCAACCAGACCAACGACACGGTGATTGCTCGAGGGCAGACACGTCATCGCGGCATCGAGACCAGCGTCAACTTCGCGCTTGATGGTTTGAGTCCGATGCTGGGCGGTTTCGATGTCTACGCCACGTATGCGTTCGTTGACGCGACCATTGAGGAAAGTGGCCCGAACCAAGGCAATCGTGTTCCGTTCTCGTCAAAACACAAAGGCACCTTGGGTGTCGGTTACACCGAAGGTCCGTGGAAGCTGAACGTGGACAGTTCGTACCAGAGCAGCCAGTTCGCTGACAACACGAACACCTCTGCCGAAAGCGCCGACGGCAGCACCGGGCGCATTCCAGGCTTCATGCTGTTCAGCAGCCGTGCGGCCTATGATTTTGGTCCGCAAATGTCTGACCTCAACGTCGCCATAGGGGTGAAGAACATCCTCAATCGCCAGTACTTCACCCGCTCGTTCGATGACAACAACAAGGGCAAGTACGTGGGCGAACCTCGCACGCTGTATGTGCAGACCTCGGTTTCGTTCTGA
- a CDS encoding phosphate-starvation-inducible protein PsiE, producing MMSEIKWAERLRKSLHGGADSVGNLVVEAFHYLALFGIAAVTVWAAICAFIGMLGQEKISVDDILLLFIYLELLAMSGIYFKTNHMPLRFLLYIGVTALIRLLISDVSHHNAPDMGIIYVCGGVLLLAFSILVVRYSSSQYPSVKEKSES from the coding sequence ATGATGAGCGAAATAAAGTGGGCTGAACGGCTGCGAAAAAGCCTGCACGGCGGGGCGGACTCGGTCGGCAACCTGGTGGTTGAGGCTTTTCATTATCTGGCGCTGTTCGGCATTGCGGCTGTAACCGTGTGGGCCGCAATCTGCGCGTTCATCGGTATGCTCGGGCAAGAAAAAATAAGTGTCGACGATATTTTGTTGCTGTTTATCTATCTCGAACTGCTCGCGATGAGTGGCATCTATTTCAAAACCAACCACATGCCTCTGCGGTTCTTGTTATACATCGGCGTTACTGCGTTGATCCGATTGCTGATCAGCGATGTTTCGCACCACAACGCACCGGATATGGGGATTATCTACGTGTGCGGTGGCGTGCTCCTGTTGGCCTTTTCCATTCTTGTTGTCAGGTATTCTTCTTCTCAGTATCCGTCAGTGAAGGAAAAGTCCGAGAGCTGA
- a CDS encoding zinc-dependent alcohol dehydrogenase family protein: MSSKTIFVQPGGGYENVVVGSSEVQAAALGEITVRLHANSLNYHDFAVVSGMWGPSEKRIPMADGAGEVIAVGPDVTEFKVGDSVVSTFFPEWIDGVPLVEGFVSVPGDGIDGYAREQVTAKATSFTLAPNGYSHAEASTLTTAGLTAWRALMADDSLKPGDTVLVQGTGGVSIFALQFAKMAGATVIATSSSDEKLERLKALGADHVINYRKDLNWGETARALTGGRGVDHIIEVGGPATLEQSMIAIRVAGHISVIGILSGVSGAMNFVPALIKQVRLQGVLVGSRSQQQDMVRAINANGMRPIIDRHFPLSEIVEAFKYQETNQHFGKICLDI, from the coding sequence ATGAGCAGCAAAACTATCTTCGTCCAACCCGGTGGCGGCTATGAAAACGTTGTGGTCGGCAGCAGCGAAGTCCAAGCCGCAGCGCTTGGCGAAATCACCGTACGACTTCACGCCAACTCGCTCAACTACCACGACTTCGCGGTGGTCAGCGGTATGTGGGGCCCTAGCGAAAAACGCATCCCCATGGCCGATGGTGCAGGCGAAGTCATTGCTGTCGGCCCAGATGTCACTGAATTCAAGGTGGGTGACTCGGTCGTCAGCACATTCTTCCCGGAGTGGATCGACGGTGTGCCACTGGTTGAAGGATTTGTCAGCGTCCCAGGCGATGGCATTGACGGCTACGCTCGTGAGCAAGTGACGGCCAAAGCCACATCTTTTACCCTCGCGCCTAATGGCTACAGCCATGCTGAGGCGTCGACGCTTACCACCGCTGGCCTTACTGCATGGCGCGCCCTGATGGCCGATGACTCACTCAAGCCGGGCGACACCGTGCTCGTCCAAGGCACCGGTGGCGTTTCAATTTTCGCCCTGCAGTTCGCTAAAATGGCCGGTGCTACCGTCATTGCTACCTCTTCAAGCGACGAAAAACTTGAACGTCTGAAAGCTCTAGGCGCTGATCATGTAATCAATTACCGCAAAGACCTTAACTGGGGCGAAACTGCACGCGCTCTAACGGGTGGCCGTGGTGTTGACCACATCATCGAAGTCGGCGGCCCTGCGACGCTTGAGCAATCGATGATTGCAATTCGGGTTGCTGGTCACATTTCCGTCATCGGGATATTGAGTGGTGTAAGCGGTGCAATGAATTTTGTGCCGGCACTGATCAAGCAAGTGCGTCTGCAGGGTGTATTGGTGGGTAGCCGCAGCCAGCAGCAAGACATGGTCCGAGCCATCAATGCTAATGGCATGCGCCCGATTATTGATCGTCATTTCCCTTTGAGCGAGATTGTCGAAGCGTTCAAGTACCAGGAAACCAACCAGCATTTCGGCAAAATCTGCCTGGATATCTAA
- a CDS encoding GNAT family N-acetyltransferase — translation MLIRQTETTDWIRLKQVRLAALLDTPTAFGVSYQTAAKYDDEQWKERASSTGTEFWLAFDGDKSVGMVGAGVSIANRYTLIGMWVEPAARGSGVAVQLVDAVKARAMGKGFDRVFLDVSPDNARASNFYLKQGFDFLDEWEPLESHPYITVQTMLWLAN, via the coding sequence ATGCTCATTCGACAGACGGAAACAACAGACTGGATACGTTTGAAGCAAGTGCGACTCGCTGCGCTTTTGGACACACCAACGGCGTTTGGTGTGAGTTACCAAACAGCCGCTAAATACGATGATGAACAGTGGAAAGAGCGAGCATCATCGACCGGAACGGAGTTCTGGTTGGCTTTCGATGGAGACAAATCTGTCGGGATGGTGGGGGCCGGAGTTAGCATCGCGAATCGCTATACCTTGATCGGAATGTGGGTTGAGCCCGCCGCACGGGGCTCTGGCGTCGCAGTCCAGTTGGTTGATGCAGTAAAAGCTCGCGCGATGGGCAAGGGCTTTGATCGCGTTTTTCTCGACGTCTCACCAGACAATGCGAGAGCCTCAAACTTCTATCTGAAACAGGGTTTTGATTTCCTGGATGAATGGGAGCCGTTGGAAAGTCATCCTTATATTACGGTTCAGACAATGCTCTGGCTCGCAAACTGA